The bacterium genome window below encodes:
- a CDS encoding lysylphosphatidylglycerol synthase transmembrane domain-containing protein → MKITKRTRILLGLGVSLASAIFLAVVIDWREFAATLARFNYLYLIPATCCVVASYYCRALQWRYVLGGIRRLPAYPLFRITMLGFLANTLLPARLGEVVRAYILARKQRLSKGTAFGSVIVTRLLDGAILFLILGGFAILIPAKIAGFKAGGTTGFIIYAAIVSFFVLFYFNRDAATSIIKFIFAPFSKRLAIKIVRSLDKFTHGFSCFRSPADLGKAFLYSGAIWLLVALSYYFVNLGFKFTSTLPLYAPLLLVAIVSLAISIPSSPGFIGTMELGVLAALHIIEPALTRNEGLSYAIVVHLVQVLPAVGIGLVYLWTEHLTIAELAKAEEIQTEAAYAEKGGGYE, encoded by the coding sequence GTGAAGATTACCAAAAGAACGCGCATCTTATTGGGACTAGGCGTCAGCCTGGCCTCGGCGATTTTCCTGGCGGTGGTCATCGACTGGCGCGAGTTCGCGGCGACCCTCGCGCGGTTCAACTATTTATATTTAATTCCCGCTACCTGTTGCGTCGTGGCTTCCTATTACTGCCGGGCGCTGCAGTGGCGGTACGTTCTGGGCGGCATCCGGCGGCTGCCGGCCTATCCCCTTTTCCGCATCACGATGCTGGGGTTTTTGGCCAATACGCTGCTGCCGGCGAGGTTGGGCGAAGTCGTGCGGGCGTACATCCTGGCCCGTAAGCAGCGGTTGTCGAAAGGGACCGCCTTCGGCTCCGTCATCGTTACGCGCCTGTTGGACGGCGCCATCCTGTTCCTAATATTGGGCGGCTTCGCGATATTGATACCGGCTAAAATCGCGGGCTTCAAGGCCGGCGGTACTACCGGCTTCATAATTTACGCCGCCATCGTGAGCTTCTTCGTGTTATTCTATTTCAACCGGGACGCGGCGACTTCCATCATCAAGTTTATTTTCGCGCCGTTCTCGAAAAGGCTCGCCATTAAGATCGTCCGCTCGTTGGATAAGTTCACCCACGGCTTCAGCTGCTTCCGGAGCCCGGCGGATTTGGGGAAAGCGTTCCTCTACTCGGGTGCGATCTGGTTGCTCGTGGCGTTGTCGTACTATTTCGTGAACCTCGGGTTTAAGTTTACGTCGACGTTGCCGCTCTACGCGCCGCTCCTACTCGTCGCTATCGTCAGCCTCGCGATATCCATACCGTCGTCGCCGGGCTTCATCGGAACGATGGAGCTGGGCGTATTGGCCGCGCTCCACATTATCGAGCCGGCCCTCACGCGTAACGAGGGGTTGTCGTATGCCATCGTCGTCCACCTCGTCCAGGTCCTGCCCGCGGTTGGGATCGGCCTAGTCTACCTTTGGACGGAACACCTGACCATCGCCGAGTTAGCGAAGGCGGAGGAAATCCAAACGGAGGCCGCATATGCCGAAAAGGGAGGAGGCTATGAATGA
- a CDS encoding PilZ domain-containing protein yields the protein MNDTFIERRRYPRAAVDYKGVLETTSGDKVYLRTRNISGSGIYFYTEKKLTEFTEVSLMVSLPPVGKAGELSFRCAGVIVRVEEKADKPDWSFAAAVHFTRVDEACRAAICAYVDAVSAERKREGR from the coding sequence ATGAATGATACCTTTATCGAACGCCGCCGGTACCCCCGCGCCGCGGTCGACTATAAGGGCGTTTTAGAGACGACCTCCGGGGACAAGGTCTACCTCCGAACCCGGAATATATCCGGCTCCGGTATCTATTTCTATACCGAGAAGAAGCTCACCGAGTTCACGGAGGTATCGCTCATGGTGTCATTACCGCCCGTAGGAAAGGCGGGGGAGCTATCCTTCCGGTGCGCCGGCGTCATCGTCCGCGTCGAAGAGAAGGCGGATAAGCCGGATTGGTCGTTCGCCGCGGCGGTACATTTCACCAGGGTAGACGAGGCCTGCCGTGCGGCTATATGCGCGTACGTCGACGCGGTGTCGGCGGAGCGAAAAAGAGAAGGCCGGTAG
- a CDS encoding decaprenyl-phosphate phosphoribosyltransferase: MIAAIVKLMRPRQWTKNLIVFVAVVFSGRALILADAFHAVLGFVLFCFLSSSVYILNDVLDARYDRRHPEKRNRPIASGRVSPLAGVLLFAAFAAASLAPSFWWLGWKFGLCAVTYFVINLSYSFGVKRVVIVDSLAIALGFVLRAIAGIYAIVSEPGQLSEWLLICTFFLALFLAFSKRRGEITDLSENAADYRPILASYSPKLIDEMIGVTTASSVMSYSLYTIWPGTVARLGTNKMIYTIPFVVYGIFRYLYLMYKKGKGARPSAILITDRPLQVNILLYVAVVFIILYVVK; encoded by the coding sequence ATGATAGCGGCAATCGTAAAATTAATGAGGCCCCGGCAGTGGACGAAGAACCTTATCGTCTTCGTAGCGGTGGTTTTTTCGGGCCGCGCGTTGATATTGGCGGACGCGTTTCACGCCGTACTGGGGTTCGTTTTATTCTGTTTTCTCTCGAGCAGCGTTTATATTCTAAACGACGTCTTAGACGCGCGGTACGACCGACGGCACCCGGAGAAGAGAAACCGGCCCATAGCTTCGGGCCGGGTTTCTCCGCTCGCCGGCGTCTTATTGTTCGCGGCCTTTGCCGCGGCGTCGCTCGCGCCTTCGTTCTGGTGGTTGGGCTGGAAGTTCGGCCTATGCGCGGTGACGTACTTCGTCATCAACCTCTCGTACTCGTTCGGCGTAAAGAGGGTCGTGATCGTCGATTCCTTGGCCATAGCGTTGGGTTTCGTGTTGCGAGCCATCGCCGGCATCTACGCCATAGTTTCCGAGCCGGGCCAACTATCGGAGTGGCTGCTTATATGCACCTTCTTCCTGGCGCTGTTTTTGGCGTTCTCGAAGCGGCGCGGCGAAATTACGGACCTCTCGGAGAACGCGGCGGACTACCGCCCGATACTGGCCTCCTATTCCCCCAAGTTAATCGACGAAATGATAGGCGTCACGACGGCGTCGTCGGTGATGTCCTATTCCCTCTACACCATTTGGCCGGGTACGGTCGCGCGTTTGGGCACCAATAAAATGATATACACCATCCCGTTCGTGGTCTACGGGATATTCCGTTACCTCTACCTCATGTACAAGAAGGGTAAGGGCGCGCGACCCTCCGCGATTCTAATCACCGACCGGCCGCTGCAGGTGAACATCTTGCTGTACGTGGCGGTCGTCTTCATCATTTTATACGTCGTAAAATGA